From a region of the Neobacillus niacini genome:
- a CDS encoding SRPBCC family protein, translating to MPVIEHKLFINAPIEACFDLARDVNVHTQTTYKTRERAVGGVTKGLLEEGDSVTWEAVHFGIKQRLTSRVIFMEKPHSFVDVMVKGAFKSFIHIHQFIEEEKGTTMIDHFQYKSRFGPLGVLIDKLFLEEYMKKFIVIRAIELKKIAEIKTNQTFD from the coding sequence ATGCCTGTTATCGAGCACAAGCTGTTTATAAATGCGCCAATAGAGGCTTGTTTTGATCTTGCCAGGGATGTCAATGTTCATACTCAAACTACCTATAAAACAAGGGAAAGAGCTGTTGGAGGTGTAACAAAGGGACTGTTGGAGGAAGGTGACAGTGTAACTTGGGAGGCTGTACACTTTGGTATTAAACAAAGGTTAACCTCAAGAGTAATCTTTATGGAAAAGCCTCATAGTTTTGTCGATGTAATGGTAAAGGGTGCGTTCAAGTCATTCATTCATATCCACCAGTTTATTGAAGAAGAAAAAGGAACGACAATGATTGATCATTTTCAATATAAGTCACGTTTCGGTCCTCTCGGAGTCTTAATTGATAAATTGTTTCTAGAAGAATACATGAAAAAATTTATTGTTATTCGTGCAATAGAATTAAAGAAAATAGCAGAAATAAAAACTAATCAAACGTTTGATTAA
- a CDS encoding EamA family transporter, whose protein sequence is MSIILALLAALFASFTAILAKVGIENVNSNLATAVRTIVVLIMAFMMVMITGKLETISQISTSALWFILLSGFATGFSWLFFFKALAIGDVSKVVPIDKSSVVLTIIFSILVLGEPAEPLIMVGGAIIAIGTFILIGKNEEKKRFSGSQRYIVYAILGAVFAALTSILAKVGMEGVDSNVATFLRTIVILIFAWVIVFFQGTHKKLKDISKKGYVFLVLSGVATGLSWICYFAALAMGKVSIVAPIDKFSVVLTMILSFSILKEKAAKHTIIGGIIITIGTLLLIL, encoded by the coding sequence ATGAGTATCATTTTAGCATTATTGGCGGCATTATTTGCTTCATTTACTGCAATCTTAGCAAAGGTAGGAATTGAAAATGTAAATTCCAACCTAGCGACCGCAGTCAGGACGATTGTGGTTTTAATCATGGCTTTTATGATGGTAATGATAACGGGTAAGCTTGAGACGATTTCTCAGATTTCAACTAGCGCATTATGGTTTATTCTGTTATCGGGCTTTGCAACGGGCTTTTCATGGTTATTTTTCTTTAAAGCTCTCGCGATTGGTGATGTTTCCAAAGTGGTACCGATTGATAAATCGAGTGTCGTGCTTACGATTATTTTTTCAATCCTAGTCTTAGGGGAGCCGGCAGAACCTCTAATTATGGTTGGAGGAGCAATTATTGCCATCGGAACGTTTATTTTGATTGGAAAAAATGAAGAAAAGAAACGATTCTCAGGATCGCAGCGGTATATTGTGTATGCGATTTTAGGGGCTGTATTTGCCGCCTTAACATCAATACTGGCAAAAGTCGGAATGGAAGGGGTCGATTCCAATGTGGCCACTTTTCTACGCACCATTGTAATCTTGATATTTGCCTGGGTGATTGTATTTTTCCAAGGAACACATAAGAAATTGAAGGACATTTCGAAAAAGGGGTACGTCTTTTTAGTTTTATCCGGGGTAGCTACTGGCTTATCCTGGATATGCTATTTTGCTGCTCTTGCAATGGGAAAAGTTTCAATAGTAGCTCCGATTGACAAATTCAGCGTGGTTCTCACGATGATCTTAAGCTTTAGTATTTTAAAAGAAAAAGCAGCCAAACACACGATAATCGGAGGGATCATCATAACAATTGGAACGTTATTATTGATTTTATAA
- a CDS encoding branched-chain amino acid aminotransferase, with the protein MKQEISFIPRGQLKTKPDTASLGFGKYFSDYMFEMDYHNDLGWHNPRITPYEPLTLDPSAMVFHYGQAIFEGMKAYKTPDGSVQLFRPEKNMKRFNESCDRLCIPQIDEEFLLEGIKQLITTEKEWVPDGEGTSLYIRPFIFSTEAYLGVRPANQYKLLVILSPSGAYYGSQLSPVKIYVEEQYVRAVIGGVGHVKTAGNYAASLKAQKKADAGGYAQILWLDAKENKYVEEVGSMNIFFKINGEVVTPKLNGSILPGVTRDSVIELLKYWNIPVREERISIEEVFAAHKRGELEEVFGAGTAAVISPVGELTWKDQSITINDNQIGQLSQDIYNELTGIQLGKKEDPFNWTVKVTSVEG; encoded by the coding sequence ATGAAACAGGAGATTTCATTTATTCCAAGAGGACAATTAAAAACAAAGCCTGATACCGCTTCACTGGGTTTCGGGAAGTATTTCAGTGATTACATGTTTGAAATGGATTATCATAATGACCTAGGCTGGCATAATCCAAGAATTACTCCATATGAGCCATTAACACTAGATCCTTCAGCAATGGTTTTCCACTATGGACAAGCTATTTTTGAAGGGATGAAAGCATATAAGACTCCGGATGGTTCCGTTCAGCTTTTCCGTCCAGAGAAAAACATGAAGCGTTTCAACGAATCATGTGACAGGCTCTGCATTCCCCAAATTGATGAGGAGTTCTTATTAGAAGGCATTAAACAATTGATTACCACAGAAAAAGAATGGGTTCCAGATGGTGAAGGGACATCACTTTATATTCGTCCGTTTATTTTTTCAACAGAGGCTTATCTTGGTGTACGCCCTGCCAATCAATATAAATTGCTGGTCATCCTCTCCCCGTCCGGAGCCTATTATGGCAGTCAATTGAGTCCCGTTAAGATTTATGTGGAAGAGCAATATGTTCGTGCGGTAATTGGCGGAGTCGGCCATGTAAAAACAGCAGGCAACTATGCTGCAAGCTTGAAAGCACAAAAGAAGGCAGACGCAGGCGGCTACGCACAAATTCTATGGCTCGATGCGAAAGAGAATAAATATGTAGAAGAAGTCGGCAGCATGAATATCTTCTTTAAGATCAATGGAGAAGTAGTAACACCAAAGTTAAATGGCAGTATTTTGCCAGGTGTCACCCGTGATTCCGTTATTGAATTGCTAAAATATTGGAATATTCCTGTACGCGAAGAGAGAATTTCCATAGAAGAGGTATTTGCCGCACACAAACGCGGTGAACTCGAGGAAGTCTTTGGAGCAGGAACCGCTGCTGTTATTTCACCTGTTGGTGAACTAACTTGGAAAGACCAGTCCATCACCATCAATGACAATCAAATTGGTCAGCTGTCTCAGGATATCTATAATGAACTGACAGGGATACAACTTGGGAAGAAAGAAGATCCATTTAATTGGACTGTGAAAGTTACTTCAGTTGAAGGATAA
- a CDS encoding DUF2243 domain-containing protein, with protein MSTNHASRSAYLGRNLLSGCLLGLGFVAFIDEAVFHQLLHWHHFYDKSTPDIGLVSDGIFHAFSWFSTVAGAFLVSDLRRRNAWWPKRWFGGFLIGGGGFNLFDGTVQHKLMRIHQIRYNVEIAPYDWVWNILAAIMLIAGLIIVFRTGRESKVMEGTA; from the coding sequence ATGTCTACAAATCACGCTTCTCGCTCTGCCTATTTAGGGCGTAATCTACTTTCGGGCTGCTTACTAGGATTAGGGTTTGTCGCTTTCATTGATGAGGCTGTTTTCCATCAACTCCTCCATTGGCACCATTTCTATGATAAATCTACCCCAGATATCGGACTAGTATCAGATGGTATTTTTCATGCATTTAGCTGGTTTTCAACGGTTGCAGGGGCATTTCTGGTTTCCGATCTCCGTCGAAGAAATGCTTGGTGGCCAAAAAGATGGTTTGGTGGATTCCTAATTGGTGGAGGCGGATTTAATTTGTTTGATGGGACGGTCCAACATAAATTAATGAGGATCCATCAAATCCGTTATAACGTGGAGATTGCACCTTACGATTGGGTGTGGAACATACTTGCCGCTATCATGTTAATCGCTGGGTTAATAATCGTTTTTCGGACAGGCCGGGAATCAAAAGTGATGGAAGGAACAGCCTAA
- a CDS encoding nitroreductase family protein, whose translation MIFEKSIIETMKKRQSVRNFDIKNIEESHVERVKDYISNEDNLLGPFGSRGRIEFIQVTNNVSDKGIKLGTYGFIKNPQAYLAGVAENSKYSLVEFAYNFQKLVLWLTELEIGTCWMGGTFNRNSFEQEIQLAEGEFIPCITPIGYPNQKQRVFDKALRYVVKADNKKPWDKLFYDSTFEVPLNKENAGLFELPIEMVRLGPSASNKQPWRLLLSSDKKACHFYIEHTPNYSTKLGYDMQLLDMGIAMCQFELACKELDIKGRWSVEKPDLLLPNEQTEYIASWETL comes from the coding sequence ATGATTTTTGAAAAGTCGATCATAGAAACCATGAAAAAACGCCAATCGGTTCGAAACTTTGACATTAAAAATATTGAAGAATCTCATGTTGAAAGAGTAAAGGATTACATAAGCAATGAAGATAACTTACTTGGACCATTTGGGAGTAGGGGCAGAATCGAGTTCATACAAGTAACCAACAATGTAAGTGATAAAGGCATTAAGCTAGGCACATATGGATTTATTAAAAATCCACAGGCATATTTGGCAGGGGTGGCAGAAAACAGTAAATACTCTCTTGTTGAGTTTGCATACAACTTTCAAAAACTAGTCTTATGGTTAACGGAGTTAGAAATCGGTACTTGCTGGATGGGAGGAACGTTCAACCGAAATTCATTTGAACAAGAAATTCAGCTCGCGGAAGGAGAATTCATTCCCTGTATAACACCAATCGGATATCCGAATCAAAAACAACGGGTATTCGATAAGGCACTCCGCTACGTTGTAAAAGCCGATAATAAAAAGCCATGGGATAAGCTATTTTATGATTCAACATTTGAAGTGCCATTGAACAAAGAAAATGCAGGATTATTTGAATTACCAATCGAGATGGTTAGGCTTGGCCCATCTGCATCCAATAAACAACCTTGGAGACTTTTATTGTCTAGCGATAAAAAGGCATGTCATTTTTACATCGAGCATACACCGAATTATAGTACAAAACTAGGATATGATATGCAGCTCTTAGATATGGGAATTGCGATGTGTCAGTTTGAATTAGCCTGTAAGGAATTAGATATTAAAGGACGATGGAGCGTGGAAAAACCAGACTTACTTCTCCCAAATGAGCAAACGGAGTATATTGCCAGCTGGGAAACCCTTTAA
- a CDS encoding cytochrome c oxidase assembly protein, translated as MNHNHVHHASELPNELLLALPFVLAILIYLLLGLVSNQCHKQWPIYRYIFWVSGVLSAAVALIGPIADTAHINFTAHMVGHLFLGMLAPLLLVHAAPMTLLMRTLSVGHARKLSRVLKSFPVRIYCHPVVASILNIGGLWVLYTTELYSAMQHHVLLHMVVHFHVFLAGYLYTISIIYIDLTAHRYSFSLRAIVLILSLAAHGILSKYIYAYPPGGVPIEQAHMGGMIMYYGGDIIEICLIFLFCQQWYKAARPRTSVSISH; from the coding sequence ATGAATCATAACCATGTCCATCATGCAAGTGAGCTGCCAAATGAACTTCTTTTGGCTCTCCCCTTTGTACTAGCAATCCTGATTTATCTCCTATTAGGATTAGTCTCAAACCAATGTCATAAACAATGGCCGATATATCGATACATATTCTGGGTATCCGGAGTTCTTTCTGCTGCTGTTGCACTTATAGGTCCTATTGCCGACACTGCTCATATAAATTTTACGGCACATATGGTTGGCCATTTGTTCCTTGGGATGCTTGCCCCTCTACTTCTTGTACATGCTGCTCCAATGACTCTTCTGATGAGAACTCTAAGTGTTGGACACGCTAGAAAACTTTCTCGCGTGTTAAAGAGTTTCCCAGTTCGCATATATTGTCATCCGGTTGTCGCCTCCATACTCAATATTGGAGGCCTTTGGGTTCTATATACGACAGAACTGTACTCGGCGATGCAACATCATGTCCTTCTTCATATGGTCGTTCATTTTCACGTATTCTTAGCAGGATACCTCTATACTATTTCAATTATTTATATTGACCTGACAGCCCACCGGTATAGTTTTAGTTTACGTGCTATCGTGCTAATCCTATCGTTAGCGGCACACGGAATCCTCTCAAAGTACATTTATGCTTATCCTCCAGGGGGTGTACCCATTGAACAGGCACATATGGGAGGAATGATCATGTATTACGGCGGGGATATTATTGAAATTTGCTTGATATTCTTGTTTTGCCAACAATGGTATAAAGCTGCACGGCCACGAACTTCGGTATCGATAAGTCATTAA
- a CDS encoding DegV family protein: MNKPKIAWITDTTASLSKEFINKHHIHVIPLHVVINDKFYKETIDITEEDFYNRMKNEDGKFQSSQPNIGDIVDLYERLKEEYDFGVAIHASSTLTGTYQTSVMAAEMAGFKLFAIDSHTGSYPLSFLVKRGIELVERGLEIGEVVDQLNKLREHTRLFLVPSNLDQLHKSGRVSGSQKILASLFNIKPILSIEDGAAKIKDKVRTEKKAHAWLVNHLKEDLETKSVQKVAIVHANDQEKADCLEKIINETFPTIESEKLMLITVAGVHTGVGTLGLSWVTE; the protein is encoded by the coding sequence ATGAACAAGCCCAAAATTGCCTGGATTACGGATACAACGGCTTCTCTAAGCAAAGAGTTTATTAATAAGCACCACATTCATGTCATTCCCTTGCATGTTGTCATTAATGATAAATTTTACAAAGAAACAATAGATATAACTGAGGAAGATTTCTATAATCGCATGAAAAATGAGGATGGAAAGTTCCAATCATCTCAGCCAAATATCGGAGACATCGTCGACCTATACGAAAGGTTAAAAGAAGAGTATGACTTTGGCGTAGCCATTCATGCTTCCAGTACCTTAACTGGCACGTATCAAACCTCTGTTATGGCGGCGGAAATGGCTGGATTTAAATTGTTTGCCATCGATTCACATACCGGTTCCTATCCCTTATCCTTCTTGGTGAAAAGAGGAATAGAACTAGTGGAACGGGGTCTTGAAATAGGTGAAGTGGTTGATCAATTAAATAAATTGCGGGAGCACACTCGATTGTTTTTGGTACCATCCAACTTGGATCAGCTTCATAAAAGCGGCAGGGTATCTGGAAGTCAAAAAATACTAGCCTCGCTATTTAATATAAAGCCGATTTTATCAATTGAGGATGGAGCCGCAAAGATTAAGGATAAAGTCCGAACTGAAAAAAAGGCACATGCTTGGCTGGTAAATCATTTAAAGGAAGACCTAGAAACAAAATCAGTTCAAAAAGTCGCCATTGTCCATGCGAACGACCAAGAAAAGGCAGATTGTCTTGAAAAAATCATAAATGAAACTTTCCCAACGATTGAATCAGAGAAGCTAATGCTCATTACTGTTGCAGGTGTGCACACAGGTGTTGGAACACTTGGACTTTCATGGGTTACCGAATAA
- the dapA gene encoding 4-hydroxy-tetrahydrodipicolinate synthase — protein MIFGQVLTAMVTPFDQHGEIDYHAARTLVNFLIDNGTDGLVVAGTTGESPTLTTEEKISLFKFVVEVAAGRVPVIAGTGSNNTRASISLTKQAEEAGVDGIMLVAPYYNKPSQEGLFQHFKAIAEATSLPVMLYNIPGRCAVNISVETIVRLSEINNIVAVKEASGNLDAMAEIINHTPDTFTLYSGDDGLTLPVLAIGGAGVVSVASHVIGNQMQEMVTLFKNGRVQEAAVLHRSLLPIMKALFMAPNPTPVKAALNMQGVQVGDVRLPMIPLNDDEKSALQKVLPINSLV, from the coding sequence ATGATTTTTGGCCAAGTTTTAACAGCTATGGTGACGCCATTTGATCAACATGGAGAGATTGACTATCACGCAGCTAGAACACTAGTAAATTTTTTAATTGATAATGGTACGGACGGATTAGTAGTTGCAGGAACCACTGGTGAATCCCCAACATTAACAACAGAGGAAAAAATTTCATTATTTAAATTCGTGGTCGAGGTTGCAGCCGGCAGAGTGCCTGTCATTGCTGGAACCGGCTCAAATAATACGAGAGCATCTATCAGCTTAACGAAACAGGCAGAAGAAGCAGGCGTTGATGGTATTATGCTAGTAGCTCCATACTATAATAAACCGTCTCAAGAAGGATTATTTCAGCACTTTAAAGCCATTGCTGAAGCTACTTCGTTACCAGTAATGCTTTATAATATTCCCGGACGCTGTGCCGTAAATATCTCTGTTGAGACAATCGTCCGCCTCTCTGAAATTAATAATATTGTTGCAGTAAAAGAAGCAAGCGGTAATCTAGATGCGATGGCAGAAATCATTAACCATACTCCAGATACATTCACTTTGTACAGCGGCGATGATGGACTAACCCTTCCAGTTCTAGCAATCGGCGGTGCAGGTGTAGTTTCCGTTGCTTCACATGTCATTGGCAATCAAATGCAAGAAATGGTCACACTGTTTAAAAATGGGCGCGTTCAAGAAGCTGCCGTTTTACATCGCAGCCTTCTGCCAATTATGAAAGCATTATTTATGGCACCAAACCCTACCCCTGTAAAGGCCGCATTAAATATGCAAGGTGTCCAGGTTGGAGATGTCCGCCTGCCGATGATTCCTTTAAATGATGATGAAAAAAGTGCGCTGCAAAAAGTCTTGCCAATCAATTCGTTGGTATAA
- the guaC gene encoding GMP reductase, with product MDSVFDYEDIQLIPAKSVVNSRTECDTSITFGSRTFKLPVVPANMQTIIDDKIAIFLAEKRYFYIMHRFEPEKRLNFIKDMQSRGLFASISVGVKEEEYRFIEQVAGEQLSPEYITIDIAHGHSNAVIKMIQHIKQYLPQSFVIAGNVGTPEAVRELERAGADATKVGIGPGKVCITKIKTGFGTGGWQLAALRWCAKAASKPIIADGGIRTHGDIAKSIRFGACMVMIGSLFAGHEESPGETIEKEGKLYKEYFGSASEYQKGERKNVEGKKMLVEHKGALIDTLIEMEQDLQSSISYAGGKELDAIRHVDYVIVKNSIFNGDKDY from the coding sequence ATGGATAGTGTGTTTGATTATGAAGATATTCAATTAATCCCTGCAAAAAGTGTAGTAAATAGCCGAACAGAGTGTGATACTTCTATCACTTTTGGCAGCAGAACCTTTAAGCTGCCTGTAGTACCCGCCAATATGCAGACCATCATTGACGACAAGATTGCAATATTCTTAGCGGAAAAAAGGTATTTTTATATCATGCATCGTTTTGAACCAGAGAAGCGGCTAAATTTTATTAAAGACATGCAATCCCGCGGGTTATTCGCTTCAATAAGTGTTGGTGTCAAAGAGGAGGAATATCGGTTCATTGAACAGGTAGCGGGAGAACAGCTATCTCCAGAATACATTACAATTGATATCGCACACGGCCATTCCAATGCCGTGATTAAGATGATCCAACATATTAAGCAGTACTTACCTCAGAGTTTTGTGATTGCCGGTAATGTGGGAACTCCAGAGGCCGTTCGCGAGTTAGAACGAGCTGGCGCAGACGCGACGAAGGTTGGGATTGGACCTGGAAAGGTGTGTATTACGAAGATAAAGACGGGATTCGGAACGGGTGGTTGGCAGTTGGCAGCTCTTCGCTGGTGTGCAAAGGCAGCAAGTAAGCCGATTATCGCGGATGGCGGGATTCGTACCCATGGAGATATTGCGAAATCGATAAGATTTGGGGCATGTATGGTGATGATCGGTTCCTTATTTGCTGGTCATGAAGAATCTCCTGGCGAAACGATTGAAAAAGAGGGAAAGCTGTATAAAGAATACTTCGGGTCAGCATCGGAATATCAAAAAGGTGAACGAAAAAATGTTGAAGGCAAGAAAATGCTCGTGGAGCACAAAGGTGCTTTAATCGATACACTAATTGAAATGGAGCAAGACCTTCAATCTTCTATCTCCTATGCTGGAGGAAAAGAGTTAGACGCCATCCGTCATGTAGATTATGTTATTGTGAAGAATTCCATTTTTAATGGTGATAAGGACTATTAA
- a CDS encoding M15 family metallopeptidase has protein sequence MKLNWKGRLLFTFIIGLIILFFVQNPIGTSILNRLNIGDSGPMPTELHPTVRDRSNQLIQQAAAKGIVMVITDDFRSAEDQDRLYEQGRTVAGNIVTNARGGESFHNFGLAIDFAIKTPSTDIIWDMQYDGNQNGIADWNEVVEMAKALGFEWGGDWSQFKDYPHLQMNFGLTLADLQNGKRPADISLTADTD, from the coding sequence TTGAAACTTAACTGGAAAGGCAGACTGCTATTTACATTCATTATTGGCCTTATTATTTTATTCTTTGTACAAAACCCTATTGGCACCAGCATACTAAATCGATTAAACATAGGTGATTCTGGTCCAATGCCAACCGAACTTCATCCAACGGTGAGAGACCGGAGCAATCAATTGATCCAGCAAGCAGCTGCTAAAGGGATTGTGATGGTGATTACCGATGACTTCCGTAGCGCTGAAGACCAGGATCGACTTTATGAGCAAGGCAGGACAGTGGCTGGAAATATTGTAACCAATGCAAGAGGAGGAGAATCCTTTCACAACTTTGGGCTGGCGATTGATTTTGCCATAAAAACCCCTTCTACAGATATTATTTGGGATATGCAATATGATGGCAACCAAAATGGAATAGCAGATTGGAACGAAGTTGTGGAAATGGCAAAAGCCCTTGGCTTTGAATGGGGCGGCGATTGGTCTCAATTTAAAGATTATCCCCATTTACAAATGAACTTTGGCTTAACATTAGCCGACCTGCAAAACGGGAAAAGACCGGCAGATATATCTCTAACAGCCGATACCGATTAA
- a CDS encoding class I SAM-dependent rRNA methyltransferase — protein MKTEVRLKVKSKFVKKYKSGYPLITKDTIMNHNVLDEEGRTINLVDEQNNFISKGYYGKQNKGLGWVLSSNEKEQFNYAFLKKTLKSAITQREFYYKSSDTTAFRVFNGEGDGIGGLTIDYFDGYYLITWYSKGIYHFREFIIESLKEIVEYKAIYQKKRFDESGKYIEEDDFVAGERGEFPIIVKENGVNIAVYLNDSAMVGVFLDQKDVRKALRDGYTQGKRVLNTFSYTGVFSVFSALGGAKKTTSVDLANRSKRKTIEQFKVNGIKYEDQDIIVEDVFNYFKYAVRKGLLFDVVILDPPSFAKSKKFVFSAEKDYKNLLKEAISITEDNGTILASTNSSSFDMDKFKGFIDTAFKESKKRYKIMEEFSLPDDFRTNKHYPESDYLKVVFIKKIK, from the coding sequence ATGAAAACAGAAGTCAGGTTAAAGGTGAAATCAAAGTTCGTTAAAAAATATAAAAGCGGCTACCCGCTTATTACCAAAGATACGATTATGAATCACAATGTTCTAGATGAAGAAGGTCGAACTATAAACCTTGTCGATGAACAGAACAACTTTATTTCCAAAGGTTATTATGGGAAACAAAATAAGGGTCTCGGTTGGGTGCTAAGCAGCAATGAAAAGGAGCAGTTCAATTATGCCTTCTTAAAAAAGACCTTGAAGTCCGCCATCACTCAGAGAGAATTTTATTATAAAAGTTCTGATACAACAGCATTTCGAGTATTTAATGGTGAAGGCGATGGCATCGGTGGTTTAACGATTGATTACTTTGATGGTTATTACTTAATTACCTGGTACAGTAAAGGCATTTATCATTTTCGAGAATTTATTATAGAGTCATTGAAGGAAATAGTGGAGTATAAAGCCATCTATCAGAAGAAACGTTTTGATGAAAGTGGTAAATACATTGAAGAGGATGACTTCGTCGCTGGCGAACGTGGAGAGTTCCCCATTATTGTGAAGGAAAACGGCGTCAATATTGCCGTTTATTTGAATGACAGTGCTATGGTCGGTGTATTCTTAGATCAAAAGGATGTAAGAAAAGCATTACGAGATGGATACACACAAGGGAAAAGAGTATTAAATACATTCTCCTATACCGGAGTGTTTTCAGTGTTTTCCGCTTTAGGAGGCGCAAAGAAAACGACAAGTGTCGACCTCGCCAATCGAAGCAAACGTAAAACAATCGAGCAGTTCAAAGTGAATGGAATTAAATATGAGGATCAGGATATCATTGTTGAGGACGTTTTCAACTACTTCAAATATGCTGTAAGAAAAGGGCTTCTGTTTGATGTCGTTATTCTTGATCCTCCAAGTTTCGCTAAATCCAAAAAGTTTGTCTTTAGTGCGGAAAAGGATTATAAAAACCTGTTAAAGGAAGCTATCTCCATCACTGAGGATAACGGAACGATCCTCGCATCCACCAATTCTAGCTCTTTTGATATGGACAAATTTAAAGGATTCATAGATACCGCCTTTAAGGAATCAAAAAAACGCTATAAAATAATGGAAGAATTCTCACTACCTGACGACTTCCGAACAAATAAACATTACCCAGAATCGGACTACCTCAAAGTAGTCTTCATTAAAAAAATAAAATAA